The following coding sequences lie in one Marinihelvus fidelis genomic window:
- the htpX gene encoding protease HtpX: protein MMRIMLFLATNAAVLVLISIVFRVLGIESVLAENGVDLNLTALLVMSAVIGFSGSFISLAMSKFMAKRGMGVHVIEEPSNATERWLVDTVRKQAEAAGIGMPEVGIFNSDQPNAFATGMRRNDSLVAVSTGLLRSMKPNEVEAVLGHEVAHVANGDMVTMGLLQGVVNTFVIFLSRVIGHVVDRVVFKVERGYGPAYFIVTIVAQLLLSILASMIVMWFSRRREFRADEGGASLAGRQNMADALRALQRTSEPKDLPGEMAAFGISGSIGQGFKRLFMSHPPLTERIAALSE from the coding sequence ATGATGCGAATCATGTTGTTCCTGGCGACCAACGCCGCGGTGCTCGTACTGATCAGCATCGTGTTCCGCGTGCTGGGTATCGAATCGGTGCTGGCTGAGAACGGCGTCGACCTGAACCTGACCGCGCTGCTGGTCATGTCGGCCGTTATCGGATTCAGCGGCTCCTTTATCTCCCTGGCCATGTCCAAGTTCATGGCCAAGCGCGGCATGGGCGTGCATGTCATCGAGGAGCCGTCCAACGCCACCGAGCGCTGGTTGGTGGACACCGTCCGCAAGCAGGCCGAAGCCGCGGGTATCGGCATGCCGGAGGTCGGCATCTTCAATTCCGACCAGCCCAACGCCTTCGCCACCGGCATGCGCCGCAACGACTCGCTGGTGGCGGTATCCACCGGACTGCTGCGCAGCATGAAACCGAATGAAGTCGAGGCGGTGCTGGGGCACGAAGTGGCCCACGTAGCCAACGGCGACATGGTCACCATGGGCCTGCTCCAGGGCGTGGTGAATACCTTCGTGATTTTCCTGTCGAGGGTGATCGGCCACGTGGTCGACCGCGTGGTGTTCAAGGTCGAGCGCGGCTACGGCCCGGCCTATTTCATCGTCACCATCGTCGCGCAGCTGCTGCTGTCGATCCTGGCCAGCATGATTGTCATGTGGTTCTCACGACGTCGTGAATTTCGTGCCGACGAGGGCGGCGCCAGCCTGGCCGGCCGCCAGAACATGGCCGACGCGCTTCGCGCACTGCAACGCACCAGCGAGCCGAAGGACCTGCCCGGCGAAATGGCTGCCTTCGGCATCTCCGGCAGCATTGGCCAGGGCTTCAAGCGCCTGTTCATGAGTCATCCCCCGCTCACGGAGCGCATCGCCGCTTTGAGTGAGTAG
- a CDS encoding aspartate aminotransferase family protein: MKNFDSFWMPFTSNRTFRNQPRLLERAEGVYYYKPGGEKVLDLVAGLWCCNAGHGHPKIVEAIQSQAAELDYAPHFNFAHTAAFELAEQLTGVTPAGLDHVFFTNSGSESVDTALKIALAYQRERGKATKTRLIGRERGYHGVGFGGISVGGIPYNRMQFSTALIPGVDHLPHTHLPEKNAFSRGLPAEGAYLADELERLVTLHHADNIAAVIVEPVAGSAGVLVPPVGYLKRLREICDRHDILLIFDEVITGFGRLGAPFAAQEFDVVPDMITTAKALTSGTVPMGAVFVADHIYNAFMERPGSAIELFHGYTYSAHPLAVAACRATQQVYAEDGLFDRARELAPVFEDALHSLADAPGVIDVRNYGLMGAVEMAPDDGAPGARGMRVLQAAFDAGLMIRITGDTIAFSPPLTIEAAQLEGAAEKLGVVLAQV; encoded by the coding sequence ATGAAAAACTTCGATTCGTTTTGGATGCCGTTTACCAGCAACCGCACGTTCAGGAATCAGCCCAGGCTGCTCGAGCGTGCCGAGGGCGTTTATTACTACAAGCCGGGTGGTGAGAAGGTCCTGGACCTGGTGGCCGGGCTGTGGTGCTGCAATGCTGGCCATGGTCATCCAAAAATTGTCGAAGCCATCCAGTCGCAGGCGGCCGAGCTGGACTATGCGCCGCATTTCAATTTCGCCCATACGGCGGCCTTTGAACTGGCGGAGCAACTGACCGGCGTTACGCCGGCCGGCCTGGATCACGTGTTCTTCACCAACTCCGGTTCGGAGTCGGTGGACACGGCGCTGAAGATCGCGCTGGCCTACCAGCGCGAGCGCGGCAAGGCCACCAAGACGCGCCTGATCGGCCGTGAGCGCGGCTATCATGGTGTCGGCTTTGGTGGAATTTCCGTGGGCGGTATTCCGTACAACCGCATGCAGTTCTCCACCGCGCTGATTCCCGGCGTCGACCACCTGCCGCACACGCACCTGCCGGAAAAGAACGCGTTTTCGCGTGGCCTGCCCGCCGAGGGCGCCTACCTGGCCGACGAGCTGGAGCGCCTGGTCACGCTGCACCACGCGGACAACATCGCCGCGGTGATTGTCGAGCCCGTCGCCGGCTCCGCCGGCGTGCTGGTGCCGCCGGTGGGCTACCTGAAGCGCCTGCGCGAGATCTGCGACCGTCACGATATCCTGCTGATCTTCGACGAGGTCATCACCGGCTTCGGCCGCCTGGGTGCGCCATTCGCCGCGCAGGAGTTCGACGTCGTTCCGGACATGATCACCACGGCCAAGGCGCTGACCAGCGGCACCGTGCCGATGGGCGCCGTGTTCGTTGCCGACCACATCTACAACGCCTTCATGGAGCGGCCGGGCAGCGCCATCGAGTTGTTCCACGGCTACACCTACTCGGCCCATCCACTGGCCGTGGCCGCCTGCCGCGCCACGCAGCAGGTCTACGCCGAGGACGGCCTGTTCGATCGCGCCCGCGAGCTGGCGCCGGTGTTCGAAGACGCACTGCATTCGCTGGCTGATGCGCCCGGCGTCATTGACGTGCGCAACTACGGCCTGATGGGCGCCGTGGAAATGGCCCCCGACGATGGCGCCCCGGGCGCTCGCGGCATGCGCGTGCTGCAGGCGGCCTTCGATGCCGGCCTGATGATCCGCATCACCGGTGATACCATCGCCTTCAGCCCGCCGCTGACCATCGAAGCGGCGCAGCTTGAAGGAGCGGCTGAGAAACTGGGAGTGGTGCTCGCACAGGTTTGA
- the ald gene encoding alanine dehydrogenase gives MKIGVPKEIKNHEYRVGLVPASVRELAARGHDLYVETGAGAGIGMSDDKYEQAGATILPNAEAVFETAKMIVKVKEPQAVERAMLRPDHVLYTYLHLAPDPEQTADLVKSGATCIAYETVTDAKGRLPLLQPMSEVAGRLSIQAGAACLEKAKGGSGVLLGGVPGVQPAKVLIIGGGTVGFNAAQMAVGMGARVVILDRSAEVLRFLDATFGSQVETVYSSVDAIEKHVVNSDLVIGGVLIPGAAAPKLVTRKHLKTMRPGSVVVDVAIDQGGCFETSKATTHAEPTYVVDDVVHYCVANMPGAVPRTSTFALNNATLPYAIALADKGAEVAMLDDEHLLNGLNVYRGMVTCEEVAHDLGYDYTDPREALTAA, from the coding sequence ATGAAGATTGGTGTGCCAAAAGAGATCAAGAATCACGAGTACCGCGTCGGCCTGGTGCCGGCCTCGGTGCGCGAACTGGCCGCACGCGGTCACGACCTGTATGTCGAGACAGGTGCGGGCGCCGGTATCGGCATGAGCGATGACAAGTACGAGCAGGCCGGCGCGACCATCCTGCCGAACGCCGAGGCCGTGTTCGAAACCGCGAAGATGATCGTCAAGGTCAAGGAGCCCCAGGCCGTGGAGCGCGCCATGCTGCGCCCCGACCATGTGCTCTACACCTACCTGCACCTGGCCCCGGACCCGGAGCAGACCGCCGACCTGGTGAAATCAGGCGCTACCTGTATCGCGTATGAAACCGTCACCGACGCCAAGGGTCGCCTGCCACTGCTGCAGCCGATGTCCGAGGTCGCCGGCCGCCTGTCCATCCAGGCCGGTGCGGCCTGCCTGGAGAAGGCGAAGGGCGGTTCCGGTGTGCTGCTGGGCGGCGTGCCCGGTGTGCAGCCGGCCAAGGTGCTGATCATTGGTGGCGGCACGGTGGGCTTCAATGCCGCGCAGATGGCCGTCGGTATGGGCGCCCGCGTGGTGATCCTGGACCGCAGCGCCGAGGTGCTGCGCTTCCTGGATGCCACTTTCGGCAGCCAGGTCGAGACCGTCTACTCCAGTGTCGACGCCATTGAAAAGCACGTGGTCAACTCCGACCTGGTCATCGGCGGCGTGCTGATCCCCGGCGCCGCGGCGCCCAAGCTGGTCACCCGCAAGCACCTGAAGACCATGCGTCCGGGCTCCGTCGTGGTCGATGTCGCCATCGACCAGGGCGGCTGCTTCGAGACCTCGAAGGCCACGACCCACGCTGAGCCCACCTACGTGGTCGACGACGTCGTGCACTACTGCGTGGCCAACATGCCCGGCGCCGTGCCGCGTACTTCAACATTCGCGCTCAACAACGCGACCCTGCCGTACGCGATCGCGCTGGCCGACAAGGGTGCCGAGGTGGCCATGCTGGACGACGAGCACCTGCTCAACGGCCTGAACGTCTACCGCGGCATGGTGACCTGCGAGGAAGTGGCGCACGACCTTGGTTACGACTACACCGATCCGCGCGAGGCCCTGACGGCCGCATGA
- a CDS encoding Lrp/AsnC ligand binding domain-containing protein, with amino-acid sequence MSPSQRRPRPLDRTDKRILEVLQRDGRISNVALAREVNLTPTPCLERVKRLERDGYIRGYTALLDPELVGAGLLVFAEINLTHTAGDVFKQFRREARQLPEVLDCHLVSGNFDYLIKARVRDMQEYREFLGEKILSLPGVNGSRSYVVMEEVKETTRLPLR; translated from the coding sequence ATGAGTCCATCGCAAAGACGCCCGCGACCACTGGATCGCACCGACAAACGCATCCTGGAAGTACTCCAGCGCGACGGCCGCATTTCCAACGTGGCCCTGGCCCGCGAGGTCAACCTGACGCCCACACCCTGCCTGGAGCGGGTCAAGCGACTGGAGCGCGACGGCTACATCCGCGGCTACACCGCGCTGCTGGACCCGGAACTGGTGGGCGCCGGCCTGCTGGTCTTCGCCGAGATCAACCTGACCCACACCGCGGGTGATGTCTTCAAGCAATTCCGCCGCGAGGCCCGGCAGCTGCCCGAAGTGCTCGACTGCCACCTGGTCTCCGGCAACTTCGACTACCTGATCAAGGCGCGCGTGCGCGACATGCAGGAGTACCGCGAGTTCCTGGGTGAAAAGATCCTGTCGCTGCCCGGCGTCAACGGCTCGCGCAGCTACGTGGTCATGGAGGAGGTCAAGGAGACCACGCGGCTGCCGCTACGGTAG
- a CDS encoding histone deacetylase family protein: protein MSTLVIHHDDCRRHDPGPRHPEQVRRTAVVLEALEAVNGIERLPAPLVTPEQAGRVHGLEFQDWLQSMEPQEGRAAVGEADNLVNRGSMDASRRGSGAMCYAIDELLAGRAANAFCVTRPPGHHSGTDFAMGFCLFNHVAIGARHALASGGIERVAIVDFDVHHGNGTQQVFEDDPRVMFVSSHQMPLYPGSGHPEETGAGNIMNLPLAPGTGGDAFRATWSRLGLPAIDAFEPDLVLVSAGFDAHSRDPLGALELEDNDYDWITRELLAIASRHAGGRLVSILEGGYDLEGLASSAAAHTRALVTGR, encoded by the coding sequence ATGTCCACGCTCGTCATCCATCACGACGACTGCCGGCGCCACGACCCCGGCCCGCGGCACCCGGAACAGGTGCGTCGAACCGCCGTGGTGCTGGAGGCGCTGGAAGCAGTCAACGGCATTGAGCGCCTGCCCGCGCCGCTGGTCACACCCGAACAGGCCGGCCGCGTACATGGCCTGGAATTCCAGGACTGGCTGCAGTCGATGGAGCCGCAGGAAGGCCGTGCGGCTGTGGGCGAGGCCGACAACCTGGTCAACAGGGGTTCGATGGATGCCTCGCGGCGTGGCTCCGGTGCCATGTGTTACGCCATCGACGAACTACTCGCCGGCCGCGCGGCCAATGCCTTCTGCGTCACGCGCCCACCCGGGCACCACTCCGGCACCGATTTCGCGATGGGCTTTTGCCTGTTCAACCACGTCGCCATCGGCGCGCGTCATGCGCTCGCCTCGGGTGGCATCGAGCGCGTGGCCATCGTCGACTTCGACGTCCACCACGGCAACGGCACCCAGCAGGTGTTCGAGGACGACCCCCGCGTGATGTTCGTGTCCAGCCACCAGATGCCGCTCTACCCCGGCAGTGGCCACCCCGAGGAGACCGGCGCCGGTAACATCATGAACCTGCCGCTGGCACCGGGCACCGGCGGCGACGCCTTCCGCGCGACCTGGTCACGCCTGGGCCTGCCGGCCATCGACGCCTTCGAGCCCGACCTGGTACTGGTCTCGGCCGGCTTCGACGCCCATTCCCGCGACCCGCTGGGCGCGCTGGAACTCGAAGACAATGATTACGACTGGATCACGCGGGAACTGCTGGCCATCGCGTCCCGGCATGCCGGCGGGCGGCTGGTTTCCATCCTGGAAGGTGGCTACGACCTGGAAGGCCTGGCATCGTCGGCCGCGGCGCACACGCGGGCATTGGTCACCGGTCGCTGA
- a CDS encoding YheT family hydrolase, whose product MVAAEKALMLDGGDGVRLVGHLSRPSSNPLGTVVFFHGWEGSSRSNYVMSAGARLFEAGFQVLRFNFRDHGDTHELNPGIFHSCRLSEVIHALADFQDREAVTEWSLAGYSLGGNFALRVARRGPAQGLRLDRVFSVCPVIDPHSALSAMESGPKFYNDYYIRKWARSVRIKQRLFPDLYDYEEWFELEGLRARTEWFATRYYDFGSLDDYLEGYSVAGDRLVGLDVPTVLLTSEDDPVIPAADARALPDIDALDVQVTRYGGHCGYLKNWRLESWAEDRLFDYFTGDRTERRDESGAGDGNRTHVISLGS is encoded by the coding sequence ATGGTCGCCGCCGAGAAGGCGCTGATGCTGGACGGTGGCGACGGCGTTCGGCTGGTGGGACACCTGTCCAGGCCGTCCTCGAACCCGCTGGGAACGGTGGTCTTTTTTCACGGCTGGGAGGGCAGTTCGCGCTCCAACTACGTGATGTCGGCCGGCGCGCGCCTGTTCGAAGCCGGTTTCCAGGTGTTACGTTTCAACTTCCGCGACCACGGTGACACGCACGAACTCAACCCCGGCATCTTCCACTCCTGCAGACTGAGCGAGGTGATCCACGCCCTGGCCGATTTTCAGGACCGCGAGGCCGTCACCGAATGGTCACTGGCGGGTTACTCGCTTGGAGGCAATTTCGCCCTGCGGGTCGCGCGTCGCGGGCCGGCCCAGGGGCTGCGCCTGGACCGCGTGTTCAGCGTCTGCCCGGTCATCGATCCCCACAGCGCGCTCAGCGCGATGGAGTCGGGGCCCAAGTTTTACAATGACTACTACATTCGCAAGTGGGCGCGATCGGTACGCATCAAGCAGCGGCTGTTCCCGGACCTGTATGACTACGAGGAATGGTTCGAGCTGGAAGGCCTGCGCGCACGCACCGAGTGGTTCGCCACCCGCTACTACGATTTCGGCAGCCTGGACGACTATCTCGAAGGCTACTCGGTGGCCGGCGACCGCCTGGTCGGCCTGGATGTGCCGACCGTCCTGCTGACCTCCGAGGATGACCCGGTGATTCCCGCCGCGGACGCGCGCGCGCTGCCGGACATCGACGCGCTGGATGTCCAGGTCACCCGTTACGGCGGTCATTGCGGTTACCTGAAGAACTGGCGGCTGGAGAGCTGGGCGGAAGACCGCCTGTTCGACTACTTCACCGGGGACAGGACTGAACGGCGCGATGAAAGTGGAGCGGGTGATGGGAATCGAACCCACGTCATCAGCTTGGGAAGCTGA
- a CDS encoding lysophospholipid acyltransferase family protein: MLLILLCLVGLLPTVVLQGRFGQARLWRGRSLAEHSLMAFSGGVCRVFGLRPRVHGKPLPGPVLITANHIAWLDIELLHSAGAMSFVGKAEIARWPLLGFLAARGGTIFHRRGSHDSAAGVAGVMTAKLAEGSRVAVFPEGGILPGEDIKRFHARLFKVPVEAGCPIQPVMIRYVRDGRRDPGTTFLPGENLVVNSIRLMGRPACDAELWFLPPYTVEDRSRRELAAVAEQAITAAYEQPIGTDGV, encoded by the coding sequence GTGCTGCTGATATTGCTGTGCCTGGTCGGGCTTTTGCCGACCGTCGTGTTGCAGGGCCGATTCGGCCAGGCCCGGCTGTGGCGTGGCCGGTCGCTGGCCGAACATTCGCTGATGGCGTTCTCGGGCGGCGTTTGCCGCGTCTTCGGCCTGCGGCCCAGGGTGCATGGTAAGCCACTGCCAGGGCCAGTGCTGATTACGGCCAACCATATCGCCTGGCTGGATATCGAGTTGCTGCACAGCGCCGGCGCCATGAGTTTTGTCGGCAAGGCGGAGATCGCCCGCTGGCCACTGCTCGGTTTCCTGGCGGCGCGTGGCGGAACGATTTTTCACCGCCGTGGCAGCCACGATTCGGCGGCCGGTGTGGCCGGCGTGATGACGGCGAAACTGGCCGAGGGCAGTCGCGTGGCGGTGTTCCCGGAGGGCGGCATCCTGCCGGGCGAAGACATCAAGCGCTTCCACGCCCGCCTGTTCAAGGTGCCGGTGGAGGCGGGCTGCCCCATCCAGCCGGTGATGATCCGCTATGTCCGCGATGGCCGGCGCGACCCGGGCACCACGTTTCTTCCTGGCGAAAACCTGGTGGTCAACTCGATCCGGCTGATGGGCCGGCCAGCCTGCGACGCGGAACTCTGGTTCCTGCCGCCGTACACGGTCGAAGACCGTTCGCGCAGGGAACTGGCCGCCGTTGCGGAGCAGGCGATCACGGCAGCCTATGAACAACCGATTGGTACAGATGGAGTTTGA
- a CDS encoding CDP-6-deoxy-delta-3,4-glucoseen reductase, with product MSEFEVRLAGSGTTFTVRTGESVLDAALRQGVMLPYSCKNGTCGSCKGTLVTGEVHYPFHPPMALERHELADSKTLLCQAEPLEDLVVEAREIEAIRDIEVRRLPARVMEKTLLADNVMKLVLKLPAAQRLQFLAGQYIEILLAGGKRRAFSIASPPSSEDEIELHVRHVEGGDFTGWVFNELALRDILRLEGPLGTFFVRNDGAERPLVMMGGGTGFAPLKSMIEDLLAHGDQRPIHLFWGARTPAELYQEGLVREWTQAHPHIQYSSAISEPGDDAAPRGFAGFVHEAVVDTYPDLSGHDVYMSGPPAMIDAAKQAFAAHGVHTDRLFYDSFEFGADVPVRILARPH from the coding sequence ATGAGTGAATTCGAAGTTCGGTTGGCCGGTAGCGGCACGACCTTTACCGTGCGCACGGGCGAGTCCGTGCTGGATGCCGCCCTGCGCCAGGGCGTGATGTTGCCGTACAGCTGCAAGAACGGCACCTGCGGCAGTTGCAAGGGCACCCTGGTCACGGGTGAAGTGCACTACCCGTTCCACCCGCCCATGGCGCTGGAGCGCCACGAACTGGCCGACAGCAAGACCCTGCTCTGCCAGGCGGAACCACTGGAAGACCTGGTCGTGGAAGCCCGCGAGATCGAGGCAATCCGCGATATCGAGGTCCGGCGCCTGCCTGCCCGTGTCATGGAAAAGACCCTGCTGGCCGACAACGTCATGAAGCTGGTGCTGAAACTGCCGGCCGCGCAGCGACTGCAGTTCCTGGCCGGGCAGTACATCGAGATCCTTCTCGCCGGCGGCAAGCGGCGCGCGTTTTCAATTGCCAGCCCGCCATCCAGCGAGGACGAGATCGAATTGCATGTCCGCCACGTCGAGGGCGGCGACTTCACCGGCTGGGTCTTCAATGAACTGGCGCTGCGCGACATCCTGCGTCTGGAAGGCCCGCTGGGAACGTTTTTTGTCCGTAACGATGGTGCCGAGCGGCCGTTGGTGATGATGGGCGGTGGCACCGGCTTCGCGCCACTGAAGTCGATGATCGAAGACCTGCTGGCACATGGCGACCAGCGCCCGATCCACCTGTTCTGGGGCGCGCGCACACCGGCCGAGCTGTACCAGGAAGGCCTGGTCAGGGAATGGACGCAGGCGCACCCGCATATCCAGTATTCATCGGCAATCTCGGAGCCCGGTGACGATGCCGCACCGCGTGGCTTTGCCGGTTTTGTGCACGAAGCCGTGGTCGACACCTACCCGGATCTTTCCGGCCACGATGTCTACATGAGCGGCCCGCCCGCCATGATCGACGCCGCCAAGCAGGCCTTCGCCGCCCACGGTGTCCATACCGACCGGTTGTTCTACGACTCGTTTGAATTTGGCGCGGATGTGCCCGTACGGATTCTTGCGCGGCCGCACTAG
- a CDS encoding heme biosynthesis protein HemY translates to MKHTATWLTLLALLLLTAGLAPVFKSDPGMVQVHFRDWTLETSVLVLVGAVLLAWLLLQFALWLWRLPARTAARVAERRGLAQLEKGLLALTEGDWRTAERALQKSTVAPGRATARYLAAAQAADGQDADERRDHYLEQADSGGRRRRFLVELTRARMLVANGRFDEALPVLKSLNERRRQNPQVLGMLARCEAELGHWEAVQVLLPTLRRAQALPEDELDHLQAEVARFRLLTAEDAQALQTAWQGLPKDMQSQATVLERYAERAGQLGHAELAEPLLRKWLKKSWSPALVLRYGDPGAGDAAKRLAQCEKWLKTWPDDAALHMALGRLCAGQELWGKARHHLVRSLEIEPTAAGYDALGQLLERLGELEPSLVCYRNALRVTQGRQPEALPASAARIGPPGRE, encoded by the coding sequence GTGAAACACACCGCGACCTGGCTGACGCTGCTCGCCCTGCTGCTGCTGACCGCAGGGCTGGCGCCGGTGTTCAAGTCCGACCCGGGCATGGTGCAGGTGCATTTCCGTGACTGGACGCTGGAGACCAGCGTGCTGGTGCTGGTGGGCGCGGTCCTGCTGGCCTGGCTGCTGCTGCAGTTCGCGCTGTGGCTGTGGCGCTTGCCGGCGCGCACCGCGGCGCGGGTCGCCGAGCGACGGGGCCTGGCCCAGCTGGAAAAAGGCCTGCTGGCACTGACCGAGGGCGACTGGCGCACGGCCGAGCGCGCGCTGCAGAAATCCACCGTGGCGCCTGGCCGGGCTACCGCCCGTTACCTGGCCGCGGCCCAGGCCGCCGACGGCCAGGACGCGGACGAGCGTCGAGACCATTACCTGGAGCAGGCCGACAGCGGCGGCCGCCGCCGGCGTTTCCTGGTAGAGCTGACGCGGGCACGAATGCTGGTCGCCAACGGCCGGTTCGACGAGGCCCTGCCAGTGCTCAAGTCGCTGAACGAGCGCCGCCGCCAGAACCCGCAGGTGCTGGGCATGCTGGCGCGCTGCGAGGCCGAACTGGGTCACTGGGAAGCCGTGCAGGTGCTGCTGCCCACGCTGCGTCGTGCCCAGGCCCTGCCCGAAGACGAGCTCGATCACCTGCAGGCCGAGGTCGCCCGCTTCCGCCTGCTCACGGCCGAGGATGCCCAGGCGCTGCAAACCGCCTGGCAGGGCCTGCCGAAGGACATGCAGTCGCAGGCGACAGTGCTCGAGCGCTATGCCGAGCGCGCGGGCCAGCTGGGTCATGCCGAGCTGGCCGAACCGCTGCTGCGCAAGTGGCTGAAGAAGTCATGGAGCCCCGCGCTGGTACTCCGCTATGGCGACCCGGGTGCCGGTGACGCCGCAAAGCGCCTGGCGCAATGCGAAAAATGGCTGAAAACCTGGCCGGACGACGCGGCCCTGCACATGGCCCTGGGGCGCCTGTGCGCCGGACAGGAATTATGGGGCAAGGCGCGCCATCACCTGGTTCGCAGCCTGGAGATCGAGCCGACCGCCGCCGGCTATGATGCGCTCGGCCAGCTGCTCGAGCGCCTTGGCGAACTCGAGCCGTCGCTGGTCTGCTATCGCAATGCCCTGCGCGTCACCCAGGGCCGCCAGCCCGAAGCCCTGCCCGCGAGCGCGGCCAGGATTGGCCCGCCAGGCAGGGAGTGA
- a CDS encoding uroporphyrinogen-III C-methyltransferase, whose product MNTEIEEQEFDPFARELEKARRGSAGTVAWLALLLALGVAGFVGWQWWQDSRAPDPAATLHTAVADVRQQLAALERHDGVQDGRIDAVERRGDGEGVRALQNRVAELGSGVNDLSARVSVAEQAQADTQQRLRGIESGFSAVLAREQSPTRVLELDEIDHLLRVASERARLYADPDTADGALALADAQLQAIDDPLYLPVRQAIATTRQHLQALERVDTVAVTEQLGALQGRVIALPFPGDEPAATEAVSGEESPGLWARFKASLAGLVTVRRTTGDKPLGLEDRDFLRQALWLQLETARLALMRRDQGMYDGALDRAGSSLNEHFDTSAATVREFNAALATLGDVNVAPAIPDVSAPWTRLQRLRTAAPAPAPVTPPGPADEPDVAEDTETSDSSVNEGEPPQ is encoded by the coding sequence TTGAATACTGAAATCGAAGAGCAGGAGTTCGACCCTTTCGCCAGGGAGCTGGAAAAGGCCCGTCGCGGAAGCGCCGGGACGGTGGCCTGGCTGGCGCTGTTGCTGGCCCTGGGCGTGGCCGGTTTCGTCGGTTGGCAGTGGTGGCAGGACAGCCGTGCGCCCGACCCCGCGGCCACCTTGCATACCGCGGTCGCCGATGTTCGCCAGCAACTGGCGGCGCTTGAACGTCACGATGGTGTGCAGGATGGCCGAATCGACGCCGTCGAGCGGCGCGGTGACGGCGAGGGCGTCCGCGCGTTGCAGAACCGCGTGGCCGAGCTGGGCAGTGGCGTCAACGACCTGTCGGCCCGTGTGTCGGTGGCCGAGCAGGCGCAGGCCGACACCCAGCAGCGCCTGCGCGGCATCGAGTCCGGTTTCTCCGCGGTACTGGCGCGCGAGCAGTCGCCCACCCGCGTGCTCGAGCTGGACGAAATCGATCACCTGCTGCGCGTCGCCAGTGAACGCGCGCGGCTGTACGCCGACCCCGACACCGCCGATGGCGCACTGGCGCTGGCCGACGCGCAACTGCAGGCCATCGACGACCCGCTTTACCTGCCGGTGCGCCAGGCCATCGCGACCACGCGGCAGCATCTGCAGGCGCTCGAGCGTGTCGACACGGTCGCCGTAACCGAACAGCTGGGGGCGCTGCAGGGCCGCGTGATCGCCCTGCCGTTTCCGGGTGACGAGCCGGCCGCAACAGAGGCGGTCAGTGGCGAAGAATCTCCTGGGCTGTGGGCGCGCTTCAAGGCCAGCCTGGCCGGCCTGGTGACGGTCAGGCGTACCACCGGCGACAAGCCGCTGGGGCTGGAAGACCGGGATTTCCTGCGCCAGGCGCTGTGGCTGCAGCTGGAAACGGCCCGGCTGGCGCTGATGCGCCGCGACCAGGGGATGTACGACGGCGCGCTGGACCGCGCCGGGTCATCGCTGAACGAACATTTCGATACATCCGCGGCGACCGTCCGCGAGTTCAATGCGGCACTGGCCACGCTGGGCGATGTGAATGTCGCCCCGGCCATCCCGGATGTCTCCGCGCCGTGGACGCGCTTGCAGCGCCTGCGCACGGCGGCCCCCGCACCGGCACCCGTCACGCCGCCTGGACCGGCGGATGAACCCGATGTCGCCGAAGACACCGAAACTTCGGACAGTTCGGTGAACGAAGGGGAACCGCCGCAGTGA
- a CDS encoding uroporphyrinogen-III synthase, producing the protein MSRYVSVLVTRPQPQADELAARLARSGIPALLAPAFRFEAMPKPPVWPDPDDDGSRSLWLFTSPRAVAFGLPLLGQRIPAQARLGAIGPATAASLEEAGRPAWIVAGGQHTSEDLLADPRLRERQGTAFIVTAPGGRGWLGPGLERLGWAVRTLDVYCRVPLAPPPGVLGALAESGPVISAWTSGNAMEALLGQLGEASRRAVTGGLFVVASARLQAMAIGLGARQVTIANSASNAHLRAAIIEAWQAGADGRGHESRG; encoded by the coding sequence ATGAGTCGCTACGTATCTGTCCTGGTCACCCGGCCGCAACCGCAGGCTGACGAACTCGCCGCGCGCCTGGCCCGGTCCGGCATCCCCGCCTTGCTGGCGCCGGCGTTCCGCTTCGAGGCCATGCCCAAGCCGCCGGTGTGGCCGGACCCCGATGACGATGGCAGCCGTTCACTGTGGCTGTTCACGTCGCCCAGGGCGGTGGCCTTCGGCCTGCCGTTGCTGGGACAGCGGATACCGGCCCAGGCCCGGCTGGGCGCCATCGGCCCCGCCACCGCCGCCAGCCTTGAAGAAGCCGGCCGCCCGGCATGGATCGTGGCCGGTGGCCAGCACACCAGCGAAGACCTGCTCGCCGACCCGCGCCTTCGTGAGCGTCAAGGCACCGCTTTCATCGTCACCGCCCCGGGTGGCCGCGGCTGGCTGGGGCCGGGCCTGGAACGGTTGGGCTGGGCGGTGAGAACACTGGACGTCTATTGCCGTGTACCCCTTGCGCCGCCGCCGGGTGTGCTGGGCGCGCTGGCCGAAAGCGGGCCGGTCATCAGCGCATGGACCAGCGGCAACGCCATGGAAGCGCTGCTCGGCCAGCTTGGCGAGGCCTCGCGCCGGGCCGTGACTGGCGGCCTGTTCGTGGTGGCATCAGCACGGCTGCAGGCCATGGCGATCGGGCTGGGCGCCCGCCAGGTGACCATCGCCAACAGCGCATCGAACGCGCATCTGCGCGCGGCGATTATCGAGGCCTGGCAGGCCGGGGCGGATGGCCGCGGGCATGAAAGCCGCGGCTGA